A segment of the Leptospiraceae bacterium genome:
CTTTTCCTGCAATTCCCATAGCTAGATTTGCTGCGGTTCCTGCTCCTGGCATATACATATCCAATGCGCCAGTTGCCATGTTTGCTAATCCAGCTTTGCCGCCTGTATTAGCAGTAGATAGAGCTGTATTAAGCATTGCAAAAGATCCTAATTCCTCTACGGGTTCTTCTTCGTATGGTTCTTCTTCGTATGGTTCTTCTTCGTATGGTTGTTGCTCTTCGTATGGTTGTTGCTCTTCAGTTTGTTCTTCTTCGTATGGTTGTTGGTCTTGTGGCTCTTGTGGCATTAGCATTTCGGCTGCTTGTGATAATACGTCAGTATGCGCTTTTACAAATGCTTTTGCTCCCTTGGTAATTTCTTTTCCAGCACTGGAAATTCCTTTAGATATTCCCTTTCCCACATTGGAAATTCCTTTAGATATTCCCTTAAATGGATTTTTCAGGCTCTTTAGTTTTGGAGTCTTTATTTTCATTTTTGGTGCTTTAAATTTTGGTGCTTTAAATTTTGGTGCTTTAAATTTTGGTGCTTTAAATTTTGGTGCTTTAAATTTAAAACCAGCAAACGAAAAATCATCCCCATCCAAAATAGCAATCGGTTCATAGTCATCACCAGAAAGAGTTTGATCGTAAGGATTTCGGCTTGCATAAATAAATCCATCACTACCAATCATTAATCCTTCGTTCTCAAAATGATTTGCGATTCCGTTTAGTAGGTTTACGTTTTCATGGTCTACTACATCCTTTACGTTGTATAGCTTAGTTGCAAAAAAATTTGTAGGCACATTTATAATTTGTCCCTTTAATCGAATTGGAACGTAATTGTCGTTACCTTCCAGAATCGCAAGTTGTGAAAAATTTTGTGCCATAATTTAATAGCTATCTATATATTAGAGTTGTTGCAAAATTAGAAATATCCTAAAAAAAGCTTGTACAAAAACAATCGAGTTATTTATTTTCTGTATGAAGAATATAGAAAAGATATTAAAAAAGAAACGACTTTGTCAGGCATTGACAGGAGTATCGCCTGAAAAAATTTATGAAAGTCTTCCCTATTTTGAAATTGAATTAGAAAAACATGACAAGAAAGAAAAGAAATCATCGAAAGGAAGAAAAACTGAACTAACAAATTCGTTAGAGAAATTATTTTTCATTCTATACTATGTAAAATGCTATCCCACATTCGATGAAGCAGGCTTTTTCTTTGGCGTCGATAAAGGAACAGCAAATCGGTGGGTTCATAAGTATTCGAAAATACTAGAGTCTACTTTAAAAACAATGATGCTATTACCCGCACGAAAGCCTAAAAAGATTACTGATAAATTGAAAAAGATGAAAGAAAATAATGAAGAAATTTTTATTGATGGAACTGAAAGACCCAGAAGAAGACCGAAAAATAAGGATATTCAAAAGAAAACTATTCAGGAAAAAAGAAACGGCATACAGTTAAAAATTTAGTTATTACAAATCGAAAAAAAGAAATCTTATATTTATCTAACACAGTGCAAGGCTCAATGCATGATTTCGTATTGATGAAAGAAACACTAGTCAAAAATTATCTTCCGTCCG
Coding sequences within it:
- a CDS encoding transposase family protein, with translation MKNIEKILKKKRLCQALTGVSPEKIYESLPYFEIELEKHDKKEKKSSKGRKTELTNSLEKLFFILYYVKCYPTFDEAGFFFGVDKGTANRWVHKYSKILESTLKTMMLLPARKPKKITDKLKKMKENNEEIFIDGTERPRRRPKNKDIQKKTIQEKRNGIQLKI